The genomic window GTTGATATCACATGGAGTGAACCCTCGTATAGCTGACAGAGAAGGAAACTTACCTTTACATGTTGCTTTGAAGAACAGACTTACTAAGACATTTGGCTGGCTGTTTGAACGTTTAGGTAGGCCCTCGTTAGATGACTTAGAAAAGGTGAATATTGGTAAAGAAGATCTTGTAGCCAATTTAGATAGTGCCAATGAAGCTGGTGACACTCGTTTGTGTCATCACATTTTAGAACTAATTGCTAAGTTAGACACTTCAAATGAGCTTAGTTTGGGTGCATTAAACTGCTGTTCCAGTTCAGGTTACTTGCTCCTTCACACAGCAATTCAAAAGCAGGACTTTACTTTGTGTCAGTATTTGATTGATCATGGAGCATCTGTAAATGCTGAGGTTGTACCTCTACAcaatgatcgacgtcgtattTATAATGAACATCCTCTACATCTAGCAGCAGAGTTGGGAGACATTGATTTATGTCAATTACTGATAGAACACGGTGCTATTGTTGATGCTGAGATGAAGGGAGGGAGAACTGCATTACATTTAGCCATAGTTAAACAGGATAACAATGTAGCACAACTTCTTATGTCACATGGAGCTGATTTGAGGAAAGTTGTAATTGGAAAAGAATCTGCTGTAAAGAGATCAGAAAAACGAGGAAATCTCAAAATGGCATCAATAATTCAAGCTTTTGGTAAGTAAATGAAATGTGCTACTTTTATCTTTTATTTACCTTTTAATACTtgaatttgttttatttatagaAACATTTCCTGAAGAGATTGTGTCTCAAGGAGAGACAGCATTGCGTATCTATCTGTCAAGTTGTGATGAGGGATCAGCAGTGAATGTGTTTTTACGTGTTGATGTTGTCGGTCGTGATGGTGCCGGTAAGACGAGCTTAACAAAATCTCTCACTCTGCAGAAGTTCAATCGTGATGAGCCGAGCACAAGAGGAGTGGTGTTTGATCCAAAGTGTCAGATTATTGTGAAGGAAGCATGTGACTGGACCAACCCTCTCACAAGTGCTGACTACACAGAAATATATGAGAAGAATGTTGTGATCAATATGGCAGATACACTCGACACACCACAAGTGAAAGATCAATATTTCAAGTCAAAAGAAGGTCAACGACCAAAGAGACAGAAACTCAGTCGTGTTGCAAGCAAATCATCAAAGCAAGACTCAAACATGCAAGCAGTCTCTGTTCCTTTTACTGATGATATTGAGGTTGCAAAAAGTCAGGAATCACAATTTGATGTTGTGCAGCAGTCACCCATTCCTTCTCCTATTATGAATGCAATCAAGTCTTTGACACAGGATTTGGATTTACAATCATTCCCTGCTATGTCTGAATATGACATTGAATCTTTACTGTATCATGGGGTTGATTCATCCCAGATGTCATCCATACATTCTCCTGTTATGAATCCTATGTTGAGTGTTGCTACAGCTACTAATGAGAGGTCTGATGATATCTCATCATTGTTGTCGGAGACacagcaaacaatttcagcAGTTTCTGAACCTCCTCAGTTGGCTGCATCAGATATGCAGCAGTCACTGCAGATGCCATTAAATTTGTCAACATGCAAAGATTCTAACGTCTTTCCTCCCAACACAGCTACAGAATGGCAATCACCAAGTGGTACAAACATGCAAGTTGTCTCAGCATGTTCCACATCACATGAGCAGCTTGAAAGAGATTCAATGGATGTAGATAAGTCAGTTGAAGATGAACGAGACAGTAACTCTATTGTCACAAGTTTTGGTAGCCATTTATCAAGCAgtcaacaagaacaagaacagcaGCCTAAAAAACAAAGAGTAAAGCAACGAAAAAGAAAGGCAATTGAATCTGCATCTTCATTTCAAGAAATTGAATTTGAAAGCATTGAAATGAGTGATGGTTCTAAATGTCAAAACGTTTCGCAGCCCGAAATAAAAAAAAGGACGACGCAATCAGTCATAAGGAATACTGCTGAGCTGTCATCTGACAATCAAGacatgcagcaacaacagcagcagcagcagcagcagcaggaaGGAACAAAAGTCAATagaaagaagcaaacaaaagcTTCATCTTTACAATCTGAAGACACATTGCCTCTCAATGTTGATGAATCTTCAACTGAGAACACAACTACTCTACCTCAACACATTCAAGAAAGGGTTGCTAAGAGCTTGAGAGACCCAAGCTCTCGTCAGAAAGCTAAGAAAGAAATCGTGCTTACTGTGTTGGACTATGCTGGTCAGAATGTGTTCTATGTCACACATCATTTGATCATGTCAAAAGCTGGTTTTGTGTACATTGTGTTTAATGCTTCTCTACCAATGGACGGCAAGACTCCATGTCAGTTTCGCTCAGAAGATGGAAAAATTATCCACATTCCTTTGTTTGATAACGAAACAAACTTTGATCGATTGGAAGAATGGGTATCAGGTGTTCATATCATGGAAGGTGATCAGTCACGTCGTATCATGATATTTGAGAAAGAAGGAATCAGATCACCTGCCATGTTTCTAGTAGGGACACATGCTGATGAGCTAAAGGAGCAACCAGAGATGATGGAGAAACAGGATGCATTCATAAGGAAGAAACTGGAGGGCACAGTGCTGGCAGAGCATATCATCTGGGCATCTAAAGATGTAATGTGTTTCTATGTGGATAACACAGTGACAGATCCAGACAGTGGATTCGTAGATCCACAAGTGAAATTACTTTGTCAGAAGACAGAGGAGGTGGCTCACGCGGTGGCTCAACATCACAGATTGCCGATCAGATGGCTCAAGTATGAGCAGAAGGTACGAGAAGTGAAAGTCTCTTATCCacaaaagaagacgacaactgttgatgaatTACTGCAGCTTGCCATGAATGCTGCTGGAATCAAAAGTCGAGAGGAGCTGTTGGTGTTGCTGCAGTATTTGAGTAGTCGTGCAGTGTTGATGTATCATCCCATGGCATTGAAGAGTGGAGATGATGAAGAAGTCGTGTTAGATGTGGAATGGTTTGTATCACAGCTGCAGAAAGTGATCACGATATACATGGAAGGTGATGTTCCTCCCATGTTATGGAATGATGTAAAACGCAGCAAAGAGAAAGGCATCATGACAATGTCTCTTGTGAGACATCTTTTATCAGATGCCGGTTCTGCTCAACGTCTCATTGTGTCACTGATGAGGCACTATGATTTGCTGTGTGAGTATTCTGTTATTGAAGAGGAAAATATAGGGAAAGCAAATTGCCAAGATTTCCTTAATTTTGAAGTAGAAAGCAAAGGTCCATTGCATAGTGAGGAAGAACAGAACATGTTTGAGAGAGACGCTTGCTTCATTCCTTGTCTCCTGGAGCATGCAGTTGGTCTTGAATCAGATAAGATGAATGACGAGCTGAAGTCATTGCCTCTTATCTTGTCATCTGCTCCCATCCGCATTCCTCAGCCATTATTCTACAGAATACTGACTCTTCTGTGTAAACGTTTTTGTCGCTTGGCAGTTATTTATCGCAATGTGGGCTACTTTCACATCTATCCTGGTCATCGACTGGAGTTTGCTCTTAACAGATACAACTTTCAAATGACTGTGTTGTCACATACAGCACTCAATGCCAAGGTGTGTGTTGCTATTCGTGAGTGGATTGTGGATGCTGTCAACAAGGCGAAACAGCAAGGAATGGCAGGTCTGAAGTTGCATTTGGGATTTATGTATGAAGCATCGATTTCAGAATCACAAAGTTGTACAGTTGAGTTTATCTCTTTGAATGGATATCAACATACTCGTTGTGAGCTCTACAGCAGTGTGACAAAAGATGAAATTCAACCTCCTGACAGACTTTCTCTTTGGTATCCACAACTTAAGTTTTCAGTGAGTAACTTTGTATTGTATATTTGTCTCTATCTGAATTGCTGTTTACTTTTAGGACACTGAAATGATGTCAACAGTATGTGGCACATCTCAGCCATTACAGCATAAATCTAGTATGTTTTGTTGACTTGTTGTACTATGttgttgcattaattaatgatttattaaatttttgtactTTAGTCAGCTATATGACACCAGTCAAGTCCCTCATTGATGAACCAACTGCAACCTGTTTGTTGGCAGTGTCTAAACTTctagatgaagatgatgatctAGGAGATGACTGGAGGAGGTTATGGTCTGAGCTGTTAAACAGACCTCTTAATGAAGACGTGGTGAGCAAGAAGTGTGTGAGCTCCACTCTTTATGTGCTAAAGCGATGGTGCAGGATGGTAATTCCTAACGAAGCTACAATAGGACGACTGATAAAGGCTGTTAGTGCAATATACAGAAATGATGTTGCTTGTGTGCTAGAAGAATACTGCCAGGTGAGATAAACTAGACATTTTTGACAAGTTGTGGTAATAATTTAGTTATCACAATTGTGTATCGTCTGTGCATGACTTGTTTCTGTGTATAGAGCTCAGACACACGTACTACAATGCCGAGATCACCTGCAACCACAGGTAAGATTAATATAGTTGACTATCAACTTCATATTTAGTTCTGTGTCACAGACTGTGTGATAATACTGTAAATGTCTGGAAAAGTGCCCATTTGATCAACGTTTATACAGTAAAAATGTGCTTGTTGAAATTAGTAATTACAAAAATGTCTGAATAAGCGACTACCTGAACAAGCGCTTCCATAAGATGAACATCCTAGTGAAACAGCCATGTTTATTAGATTACATCAGGTTcagccttaattaattctgaGACTTTAGAGTGTAAACTAGTGCATGAACAGCATCAGTGCTTGCTTTGATTTGAGTGTTGTCAATTACTAGTTATCATATGGGCACATCGAGGATATCGTTGTTATTACCCGAGGAAAGTGGCAGATAATTCAAACACCACGTGACATGATACAACATGTACTGTCAGTCTACAGCGCTCTATCTTTGTTGTGCTGAATTTTGTCAGGCATGGTTTGCATGAATGCAATATTATACACTAACCACTTTTACTTGAATGACAACTTCTGGGTTGTCATTTGGATATAGTGCAGGTTAGCTTTTGCGAGAAAATAATCAACTGAGGCTCTTTTTCGGACAATTATGGTAATTGGAAACTGATGTACTGAATGGTGTGtatgcagttgtgtgtgtatgtgtgcacacgcgtgcgtgcgtgcgtgcatgcatgtgtgtgtgtgtgtgtgtgtgtgtgtgtgtgtgtgtgtgcgtgtgtgtgtgtgcgcgcgtgtgtgcgtgtgtgtcatctgtagctcaattgggtAGAgcgcatttggagaatggagaCATGCGGGATCTTTGGGTCATGAGTTCTTATTTATATACAGGATTTATGTACCTCTAATGGGAGTTTTATCTGCATACACTGAAGGCAAACATATGTCTAAATATCTGTCTCAATAGACTGAAAtctacaacagaaatatttcTTGAATGCCTCAGTCATGTTAATTTGATGTGCCagtaatttatatcaatatttaatgcaattgtaattaatcttgtactatgaatttgtttgtagaTGTGACACCTGAGGAGTTAAATCATCTTGTTGACAAGATAGAAGGATGTTGGCAAGAGTTTGCTTCAGTTCTTGCACCCAACCTGTTTGAAGTTACAGGAAAAATTGCTGCCATAAAACAAGATTATCCTACTTCTGCATGCCAAGCTAAAGCTATGTTGGAAATTTGGTGTAACCAGCTTGGTACTAAACGCCAGCAACATTTACTTATTGGTGCATTAATTCAACGAGGACTAAGATCTCAGGCAGATGCTGTGTTTGGAGTAGAAGTTGTGAATGAGATGTTGAAAGGTACAAGAACAAGTGGCAGGACAGACTGATTAGGTATAGTGCCATGATATTGAAATGTGTGTGAACTTTGTAACAACAAACTGATTGTTACTCAGACTAGACAAGAGCATCTGCATACATTCAGTGACGAGACAACATAGGATCTGTTGTTCATAGCTTGACATATGACGGGCTTCATTCAAGTCTTGATACCAAGAATTCAAGTCTTGAACAGCAACATTCTATAGCTCTAATGAATTAAGATAAAAAAAAACGACTGTTGTACGTGTCAACATTATAAactgtagtacagtgtacatatgTGGTGATGAACGTATGGTAAATGCAAGTAGAAATATTGCAGTTAATGTTTGAGTGGCACATGTTGTATTGCCAATCAGTATGTATAGTACAACAGAATGCAGTTTAGAATACTGTCCATCTACTGACATATGAAGTAGCAGGCCATCTGTCCATGTTGGGTTTACATGGAGGTCTCGGATGACCACACAGGATGTACATACCAATACACCAATACAACATCAGCCGTTGGGTCACATTCTGCAGTTTTTCCGCTGGACGATCAccaaatagccaaatgctacaaataaatGTCGCTGGTGAGAAAATAGTAATGCCTCCTCACCAatttggctagctgttacagtgtaccGTGTCCGTCTTCCTCTGGATCAGATCTTGCAAGCACAGTCACTACTGTGTGCTAACAAtggcaattatatatatttttatagtgCAACGCAATGGAGCTCCAGGGACTAAAAAGCTGATCTATCGCACTTGCTCTGTCTATGTCCTGCACATGCTCTGTGTATCGCTTCTGTAAGTGTCGAACTAGAAATAAGCACAAGTGAAGATGATAGTCATGCATGGTTCTGAAGATGACTGCTGTAGGAAAATGGAAGCAGATCAATGGTATAGAGACCATgagaatgatgatgatgatgatgatgatgatgatgatgatgatgatgatgactttATCATTGAATCAATTATGCTGAAGGGCCAAAACCTCAAGACTGATTATGACAGAGCTTTTAAATTTTAGTAGAAAACCAGGAAGGATGGCACTGAACGCTTGAAGTCTGGTTGGTAGACTTTGTCTTTCCAAAGTCACATTCCATTGAGTATGACATGTGTCAGGTTAGTACTGCATTTGTTGTGATTGACCATTGGTAAATGTTGCCCTACCATGTTAAACTTGAATCAATAGTCGTTGTCGTTGAGATTGTtatctgtttgatgtttgggGAATGTTTCTTGGCTCTGAAATAGAGCGCTTGGctacaaacgaacaaacaccTTTAGCCAAGTGGCTAAT from Corticium candelabrum chromosome 12, ooCorCand1.1, whole genome shotgun sequence includes these protein-coding regions:
- the LOC134188227 gene encoding uncharacterized protein LOC134188227 — encoded protein: MSDGSKCQNVSQPEIKKRTTQSVIRNTAELSSDNQDMQQQQQQQQQQQEGTKVNRKKQTKASSLQSEDTLPLNVDESSTENTTTLPQHIQERVAKSLRDPSSRQKAKKEIVLTVLDYAGQNVFYVTHHLIMSKAGFVYIVFNASLPMDGKTPCQFRSEDGKIIHIPLFDNETNFDRLEEWVSGVHIMEGDQSRRIMIFEKEGIRSPAMFLVGTHADELKEQPEMMEKQDAFIRKKLEGTVLAEHIIWASKDVMCFYVDNTVTDPDSGFVDPQVKLLCQKTEEVAHAVAQHHRLPIRWLKYEQKVREVKVSYPQKKTTTVDELLQLAMNAAGIKSREELLVLLQYLSSRAVLMYHPMALKSGDDEEVVLDVEWFVSQLQKVITIYMEGDVPPMLWNDVKRSKEKGIMTMSLVRHLLSDAGSAQRLIVSLMRHYDLLCEYSVIEEENIGKANCQDFLNFEVESKGPLHSEEEQNMFERDACFIPCLLEHAVGLESDKMNDELKSLPLILSSAPIRIPQPLFYRILTLLCKRFCRLAVIYRNVGYFHIYPGHRLEFALNRYNFQMTVLSHTALNAKVCVAIREWIVDAVNKAKQQGMAGLKLHLGFMYEASISESQSCTVEFISLNGYQHTRCELYSSVTKDEIQPPDRLSLWYPQLKFSDTEMMSTVCGTSQPLQHKSISYMTPVKSLIDEPTATCLLAVSKLLDEDDDLGDDWRRLWSELLNRPLNEDVVSKKCVSSTLYVLKRWCRMVIPNEATIGRLIKAVSAIYRNDVACVLEEYCQSSDTRTTMPRSPATTDVTPEELNHLVDKIEGCWQEFASVLAPNLFEVTGKIAAIKQDYPTSACQAKAMLEIWCNQLGTKRQQHLLIGALIQRGLRSQADAVFGVEVVNEMLKGTRTSGRTD